The following are from one region of the Pelagibaculum spongiae genome:
- a CDS encoding ExbD/TolR family protein, with protein sequence MSWRAKTRRDELTPDMMPLIDVVFLLLIFFMVSTSFTRETQITLSLPQANGQPSEVIDAPKVLEVSVDAQGYYFVNSQKLVNNKQQTLQRAIEQQSGGDLTLPVIISADGQAPHQSVVTAMDVLGQQGFTKLRIATRKPDE encoded by the coding sequence ATGAGCTGGCGGGCCAAAACTAGAAGGGATGAACTGACTCCCGATATGATGCCGTTAATTGATGTAGTTTTTTTACTGCTGATCTTTTTTATGGTTTCAACTTCTTTTACCAGAGAAACCCAAATTACCTTGAGTTTGCCACAAGCTAATGGCCAACCAAGCGAAGTGATTGATGCACCGAAAGTGCTTGAAGTTAGTGTGGATGCACAAGGTTACTATTTTGTGAACTCACAAAAGCTGGTGAATAATAAGCAGCAAACCCTACAAAGGGCTATCGAGCAACAATCTGGTGGTGATTTAACCTTGCCGGTAATTATTAGCGCCGATGGCCAAGCACCGCATCAGTCGGTAGTGACCGCAATGGATGTATTAGGCCAGCAAGGCTTCACTAAATTAAGAATTGCAACGAGAAAACCGGATGAGTAA
- a CDS encoding lipoprotein-releasing ABC transporter permease subunit: protein MFRPLSLYIGLRYTRAKRRTHFISFISMISIAGMALGILALITVLSVMNGFQKELQSRILGMAPHATITEYPGPMKDWQTAADTAKTNPQVTGAAPFINGQGMFTFSGRVQGALIQGILPEVESEVSDLASNMVEGDLQGLLPGDFKVVMGSQLAASLGLQLGDKVTMIIPTANVTLAGAMPRFRRFTLSGIFEVGYQFDSSLALINLSDAQKLFRLKDSVSGVRLRLKDIYQSREIAREVARELDGPHGISDWTREHGNFFAAVQMEKKVMFLILLLIVAVASFNIVSTLVMLVTDKQADIAILRTLGTSPAEIMQIFIVQGVWIGIFGTLLGTIGGVALALNVTDLVAWIEQVSGSQILASDVYYISFLPSELRWMDVITIGCASLVMSFIATLYPAWRASRVKPAEALRYE, encoded by the coding sequence ATGTTTAGACCGCTATCACTTTATATCGGGTTACGTTATACCCGGGCCAAACGCCGAACTCATTTCATCTCTTTCATATCTATGATCTCGATAGCCGGTATGGCGCTGGGTATTCTGGCGTTGATCACTGTGTTGTCTGTTATGAACGGCTTTCAAAAAGAGCTACAAAGTCGGATTCTCGGAATGGCGCCCCATGCGACCATTACCGAATATCCTGGGCCGATGAAAGACTGGCAAACCGCAGCCGATACTGCCAAAACCAATCCGCAGGTCACGGGTGCTGCACCTTTTATCAATGGTCAAGGAATGTTCACATTTTCCGGCCGGGTGCAGGGCGCATTAATTCAAGGAATTTTGCCTGAAGTTGAATCAGAGGTATCTGATCTTGCCAGCAATATGGTGGAGGGTGATTTACAAGGTTTGCTGCCGGGTGATTTTAAGGTGGTGATGGGTTCTCAGCTGGCTGCGTCTTTAGGGCTGCAGTTGGGTGACAAGGTGACGATGATTATCCCTACGGCCAACGTTACTCTTGCTGGTGCTATGCCACGCTTCCGGCGTTTTACGCTTTCGGGCATTTTTGAAGTGGGTTACCAGTTCGATAGCAGCCTAGCATTAATTAACCTATCCGATGCGCAAAAACTGTTTCGTTTAAAAGATTCGGTTTCGGGGGTTCGATTACGCCTTAAAGATATTTACCAGTCGCGTGAAATCGCTCGTGAAGTCGCCAGAGAACTAGACGGCCCGCACGGCATCAGTGATTGGACCCGTGAACATGGCAATTTTTTTGCCGCGGTGCAAATGGAAAAAAAGGTAATGTTTTTGATTCTGCTGTTAATTGTTGCAGTGGCTTCATTCAATATTGTCTCGACACTGGTGATGCTAGTGACCGACAAGCAAGCGGATATAGCGATTTTACGAACACTGGGCACGTCGCCCGCTGAAATCATGCAGATATTTATAGTGCAGGGCGTCTGGATTGGTATTTTCGGTACCTTACTCGGCACGATTGGTGGTGTTGCGCTGGCGTTGAATGTTACCGATTTGGTGGCGTGGATTGAGCAAGTCAGTGGCAGTCAGATCTTGGCATCTGATGTTTATTACATTAGCTTCTTGCCTTCAGAATTACGTTGGATGGATGTGATCACGATTGGCTGTGCATCATTGGTGATGAGTTTTATTGCTACCTTGTATCCAGCCTGGAGAGCATCTCGAGTGAAGCCAGCGGAGGCGCTCCGTTATGAGTAG
- the kdsB gene encoding 3-deoxy-manno-octulosonate cytidylyltransferase gives MSFHVIIPARYASSRLPGKPLADICGQTMIERVWRQAKLSAAATVTVATDDQRIFDLVKSLGADVVMTAAGHPSGTDRLAEAIGKLGLADDAVVVNVQGDEPLIPPQVINQVAGNLKQRPDYSMSTLCEPITDIESMFNANAVKVIADKSGKAIYFSRASIPWNRDGFSSTEKSMAQDSLAARHIGIYGYRAGFVRQFIQWGACQLEMLESLEQLRAIYHGKSIHVETACAEIPPGIDSPEDLEYVRSLLS, from the coding sequence GTGAGTTTTCACGTCATCATTCCTGCAAGATATGCTTCTTCTCGATTGCCAGGTAAGCCATTAGCCGATATTTGCGGCCAGACCATGATCGAAAGAGTCTGGCGCCAAGCGAAATTATCAGCTGCAGCAACCGTTACCGTTGCCACCGATGATCAACGTATTTTCGATCTGGTTAAATCGCTCGGTGCAGATGTTGTGATGACCGCAGCTGGTCATCCGTCTGGCACTGATCGTTTAGCAGAAGCGATTGGCAAACTGGGGCTGGCTGATGATGCGGTAGTGGTTAATGTTCAAGGTGATGAGCCTTTAATTCCGCCGCAGGTCATTAATCAGGTTGCTGGGAATTTAAAACAGCGTCCAGATTATTCGATGTCGACATTATGTGAGCCTATTACAGATATTGAATCGATGTTTAATGCCAATGCTGTCAAAGTGATAGCTGATAAATCGGGTAAAGCGATTTATTTTAGCCGCGCATCGATTCCATGGAATCGCGATGGTTTTTCATCGACTGAAAAGTCGATGGCACAAGATTCGCTGGCAGCGCGGCATATTGGTATTTATGGTTATCGCGCCGGTTTTGTACGCCAGTTTATTCAATGGGGTGCATGTCAGCTGGAGATGCTGGAATCTCTCGAGCAATTGCGGGCGATTTATCACGGCAAGAGCATTCATGTTGAAACTGCTTGTGCCGAGATTCCTCCCGGAATTGATAGCCCAGAAGATTTAGAATATGTGCGGAGTTTGTTGAGCTAA
- a CDS encoding Trm112 family protein, giving the protein MDKRVLDVLVCPLCKGKLIFKEQQNELWCKADRLAYPINEDIPVMLEEQARQLTGEEVQ; this is encoded by the coding sequence ATGGATAAGCGAGTATTGGATGTTTTGGTATGTCCACTTTGTAAAGGCAAGCTGATCTTTAAAGAGCAGCAAAATGAATTATGGTGCAAGGCTGATCGCTTAGCCTATCCAATTAATGAAGATATTCCGGTGATGCTAGAAGAACAAGCACGTCAGCTAACTGGGGAAGAAGTGCAGTGA
- a CDS encoding MotA/TolQ/ExbB proton channel family protein, with the protein MFEIIKAGGLLMLPIVICSVVALTIIVERFFALRDGQVIPDNLVAKVWLNVQNKEMNEEKLADLRHGSPMGRVLAAGISNLNTSREVMKDAIDEAGRHAVIQLERFLNTLGIIASVSPLLGLLGTVIGMIKVFTAITTVGVGNPAVLADGISQALITTAAGMSVAIPALIAHRYYQRRIDELAITMEQEAVKLVDVIHGDRRKDEPMDHAGGSAESVA; encoded by the coding sequence GTGTTTGAGATTATTAAGGCTGGCGGCCTCTTAATGCTGCCAATTGTTATTTGTTCCGTTGTTGCACTGACCATTATTGTTGAGCGTTTTTTCGCTTTGCGTGATGGCCAGGTTATTCCTGATAATCTGGTAGCTAAAGTCTGGTTAAATGTGCAAAACAAAGAAATGAACGAAGAGAAACTGGCCGATTTACGCCACGGTTCTCCGATGGGTCGAGTGCTTGCTGCAGGTATCTCTAATTTGAATACCAGCCGCGAAGTAATGAAAGATGCGATCGATGAAGCTGGCCGCCATGCGGTCATTCAACTTGAGCGTTTTCTAAACACATTAGGAATTATTGCCTCAGTGTCACCGTTGCTGGGTTTGCTAGGTACCGTGATCGGTATGATCAAGGTATTTACTGCAATCACCACTGTTGGTGTCGGTAACCCAGCTGTTCTAGCCGATGGTATCTCCCAGGCTTTGATTACTACGGCTGCTGGTATGAGTGTGGCGATTCCTGCTTTGATTGCTCACCGTTATTACCAGCGTCGAATCGATGAGCTGGCAATTACCATGGAGCAAGAAGCGGTAAAACTGGTCGATGTGATACATGGTGACCGCCGAAAGGATGAGCCAATGGATCATGCCGGGGGTAGCGCGGAGAGCGTCGCATGA
- a CDS encoding DNA internalization-related competence protein ComEC/Rec2 has translation MPLACLIGLLIAQWFGPLQIISVTVFILIFTSIALRRVWPIVVIFGWLVASHTIVETQQQQFLYSQLAGEQRLTVLIDGLPERRERYTRVRLKVYLPDQPKLHQAKIRAYWPRYKPLPLPGSYWNIRIKMKPVVGQVNPGLFDYEHWLFHQKIAATGYITAAWANQRIESCLWCRATIDRWRFKRLERLSLSDLSANARPLVAAMSLGSSSDLTEYQWKLLRETGTVHLMVVSGLHSGIFYGLMLVLLLMAMGLLRKSPGGWRICLWGGMLAAVGYGLASGLGLSVFRSLLMLFLLTLCIVFGKRIAGFDRLFAAAAILLLVNPLAAGLAGFWLSFSAVGIIYWIISGGGRHLSGWRGFVRFQLMLGVALLPMQLLVIGVGPVMAILANLLLVPLVSLLILPLSLVCGLLFEITPLTWLLNHLADFFWWWLELLQGKGLLFASGSFLLKLIGLILVFIALIPLAWQWRGALLISGLLLAFNQQVIKPQQLIVELMDVGHGQALIVRDDKHLILLDTGPALGNFSSAERVLLPYLQARGYSQIDLLVLSHLDMRHVGGAGVLATAMPAKLTLAGNAKQINQKWSLNALPCKTGDSYQLGDIRVSVVLAKTTGSEDKQSCAIAINYGKSRILVMGDLDRVEEKRLLDNFQLTTNDQQLILLPGKQGAKNASSERFVKQINPQIVLISTGFKITNELPDRNVLQRYHLNDAQLFSTACDGMIQLVVDAGGSVKQIATSRLENQYWRLPRRASCRRLSSG, from the coding sequence ATGCCATTGGCATGCTTGATCGGATTGCTAATTGCGCAGTGGTTTGGGCCGCTGCAAATAATCTCTGTGACAGTTTTCATATTGATTTTTACATCAATAGCTTTGCGGCGTGTCTGGCCAATTGTGGTGATTTTTGGCTGGTTAGTTGCCAGTCATACCATAGTTGAAACACAACAACAGCAATTTCTCTATAGCCAGTTAGCGGGTGAACAACGGCTAACGGTTTTAATCGATGGATTACCTGAGCGCCGAGAAAGATACACAAGAGTTCGACTTAAAGTCTACCTTCCAGATCAGCCCAAGTTACACCAAGCAAAAATTCGTGCTTATTGGCCGCGATATAAACCGCTGCCATTACCCGGAAGTTATTGGAATATCAGAATTAAAATGAAACCAGTGGTGGGGCAGGTTAACCCGGGGCTTTTTGATTATGAACATTGGTTATTTCACCAAAAAATCGCAGCAACTGGATACATTACTGCTGCTTGGGCCAATCAGCGTATTGAAAGTTGTTTATGGTGCCGAGCGACGATCGATCGATGGCGGTTTAAAAGGCTAGAGCGGCTTTCTTTGTCTGATTTGTCTGCTAATGCCCGGCCTTTGGTGGCAGCCATGTCGTTAGGTAGCAGTAGTGATTTAACAGAATATCAATGGAAGCTATTGCGCGAAACCGGAACGGTTCATTTAATGGTGGTGTCCGGCCTGCACAGCGGTATTTTTTATGGATTGATGTTGGTGCTGCTATTAATGGCGATGGGCCTGCTACGCAAGTCACCCGGTGGTTGGAGAATATGCCTGTGGGGCGGCATGTTGGCCGCAGTTGGTTATGGTCTAGCCAGCGGGCTGGGTTTGTCGGTTTTCCGTTCTTTGTTAATGCTGTTTTTACTAACGCTTTGTATCGTTTTTGGTAAGCGAATTGCTGGGTTTGATCGGCTATTTGCTGCCGCAGCAATTTTGTTGTTGGTGAATCCGTTAGCAGCGGGTTTGGCTGGTTTCTGGCTGTCATTTTCTGCCGTGGGAATAATTTATTGGATTATTAGCGGCGGTGGGCGGCATTTATCTGGTTGGAGAGGGTTTGTCAGATTTCAATTAATGCTAGGGGTTGCTTTACTGCCCATGCAGCTTTTAGTGATTGGTGTTGGACCGGTAATGGCAATTTTAGCCAATCTGCTTTTAGTACCCTTAGTGAGCTTGCTAATTTTGCCGCTGTCGTTGGTTTGCGGATTACTATTTGAAATCACACCTTTAACTTGGCTGTTGAATCATTTGGCAGATTTTTTCTGGTGGTGGTTGGAGTTGTTGCAAGGCAAAGGTTTGTTGTTTGCTTCGGGAAGCTTTTTATTAAAGTTAATCGGTTTAATCTTGGTATTTATCGCTTTAATTCCTCTAGCGTGGCAGTGGCGAGGTGCACTTCTAATTAGTGGTTTATTGCTGGCATTCAACCAGCAAGTTATAAAGCCGCAGCAGTTAATTGTTGAATTGATGGATGTTGGTCACGGTCAGGCATTAATTGTTCGAGATGATAAGCATTTAATCTTACTTGATACTGGGCCAGCATTGGGGAATTTCAGCTCAGCAGAGCGGGTGTTGCTGCCTTACTTGCAGGCTAGGGGGTATTCGCAAATCGACTTATTAGTTTTGAGTCATCTCGATATGCGCCATGTCGGAGGAGCCGGGGTTCTTGCTACAGCAATGCCTGCCAAATTAACCTTGGCTGGTAACGCCAAGCAGATTAATCAAAAATGGTCATTGAATGCTTTGCCGTGTAAGACAGGTGATAGTTATCAGCTAGGAGATATTCGAGTGTCTGTTGTGTTAGCAAAAACGACGGGCAGCGAAGACAAACAGAGTTGTGCGATAGCGATTAATTACGGAAAAAGCCGCATATTAGTGATGGGGGATTTAGATAGGGTTGAAGAAAAGCGGTTATTGGATAATTTTCAGCTGACTACCAATGACCAGCAATTGATTCTGTTACCCGGTAAGCAAGGGGCTAAGAATGCCAGTTCTGAGCGGTTTGTGAAACAGATCAACCCTCAAATTGTGCTAATTAGCACAGGTTTTAAGATTACTAATGAATTGCCCGATCGAAATGTATTACAACGCTATCATTTAAATGACGCCCAATTATTCAGTACTGCATGTGATGGGATGATTCAGCTGGTGGTTGATGCGGGAGGCTCGGTCAAACAGATCGCAACTTCCCGGCTTGAAAATCAGTATTGGAGGCTACCAAGACGCGCAAGTTGTCGAAGATTGAGCTCAGGTTAA
- a CDS encoding DUF2062 domain-containing protein translates to MPKKRFKKILPDASSIRGNKYLQFLNKHLDNDNIWHLNRRSLAGGCALGLFVAFVPVPFQMVMAAMLALVFGVNLPMSVLMVWVSNPITMPPMFYGAYKVGAWTLGKSEIPFQFELSFEWLSHGLQHIWQPFLLGCLMLGIINLAIRVTWRILVVKNMQKRILARKTTRR, encoded by the coding sequence ATGCCTAAAAAGCGTTTTAAGAAAATTTTGCCAGACGCTAGCTCGATTCGTGGCAACAAGTATCTGCAGTTTCTTAACAAACATTTGGACAATGATAATATTTGGCATCTCAATCGCCGTTCATTGGCTGGTGGGTGTGCGCTAGGACTATTTGTAGCCTTTGTTCCGGTTCCTTTCCAGATGGTGATGGCCGCAATGCTTGCGCTGGTGTTTGGAGTAAACCTTCCAATGTCAGTGCTCATGGTCTGGGTCAGCAACCCGATCACCATGCCGCCGATGTTTTATGGCGCATACAAAGTAGGTGCTTGGACGCTCGGAAAATCTGAAATACCGTTTCAGTTTGAACTCAGTTTTGAATGGTTATCACACGGATTGCAGCATATTTGGCAACCCTTCTTACTCGGTTGCTTAATGCTGGGAATTATTAATCTCGCTATTCGAGTGACTTGGCGAATATTAGTAGTGAAAAATATGCAGAAAAGAATTTTGGCTCGCAAAACAACTCGCCGTTAA
- the lolD gene encoding lipoprotein-releasing ABC transporter ATP-binding protein LolD translates to MSSQMNSDINNSASETAADNQATPVIECQGIARCYKDAGREIEVISDINFKIYRGESVAIVGSSGSGKTTLLNMLCGLDHPTSGKVLVDGIDLSSLSETALGKLRNRNLGFVYQFHHLLPEFTALENVAMPILIGGATPEEAQQKAKVLLERVGLGERLEHKPAEMSGGERQRTAIVRALANDPGCLLADEPTGNLDRQTADEVYNLMLELQQGLGTSFIVVTHDLELAGRMDRCLTIKDGKLLAL, encoded by the coding sequence ATGAGTAGTCAAATGAATAGCGATATTAATAATTCAGCCAGCGAGACAGCGGCTGATAATCAAGCAACGCCAGTGATTGAATGTCAAGGGATTGCCCGCTGTTACAAAGATGCTGGGCGTGAAATTGAAGTGATCAGCGATATTAATTTTAAAATTTATCGTGGTGAAAGCGTGGCGATTGTCGGCAGTTCGGGCTCCGGCAAAACCACCTTATTGAACATGCTTTGTGGACTGGATCACCCAACATCAGGAAAAGTACTGGTTGATGGAATTGATCTGTCTAGCTTGAGCGAGACGGCATTAGGCAAATTGCGTAACCGTAACTTGGGTTTTGTTTATCAGTTTCATCATCTGCTGCCAGAATTTACTGCGCTAGAAAATGTCGCTATGCCGATACTGATTGGCGGTGCGACACCAGAAGAAGCCCAGCAAAAAGCCAAGGTATTACTTGAACGAGTTGGATTGGGTGAACGATTGGAGCACAAGCCGGCAGAAATGTCGGGTGGTGAGCGTCAAAGAACCGCGATTGTTCGAGCGCTCGCTAATGACCCAGGTTGCTTGTTGGCCGATGAGCCGACTGGAAACCTTGATCGGCAAACTGCAGATGAAGTGTATAACCTAATGCTGGAATTACAGCAGGGTCTAGGCACTAGCTTTATTGTGGTAACCCATGACTTGGAATTAGCTGGGCGCATGGATCGATGTTTGACGATTAAAGATGGAAAGTTGTTGGCGCTATAA
- a CDS encoding agmatine deiminase family protein — protein MQHQSSKRLHNEWHDQIATLLCWPHQQSDWFEQIDRVAPEFAAFAATITRFQKLLLICHDEATWQQAQPWLKKAGADFSQIQPLLIATNDTWCRDFAPLTLQVDGKPQLLNLVFNGWGQKYDHALDAAAAADPVMVEALTELYSNHPQPQWNHQALVFEGGGLESNGAGVLLTTDACVMHPKRNPDLSRQQILKKLSELTGASEVYSLSEGGLSGDDTDSHIDNLARFVSKNCIVYLQCDQTDDENYSALNKMQRELLTLQRPNNQPDFDLIAMPQPDPIFDCDNRRVPASYINFVLVNGAVLVPQYGVAQDATALQILGDCFPDRQAIGLSCRALIEQNGSLHCLSMQLPKI, from the coding sequence TTGCAACATCAATCTAGTAAACGACTCCACAATGAGTGGCACGATCAAATTGCCACTTTGCTTTGCTGGCCCCACCAACAATCAGACTGGTTTGAGCAAATTGATCGAGTCGCTCCTGAATTTGCTGCATTCGCAGCAACCATTACTCGTTTTCAAAAGCTATTGTTGATTTGCCATGATGAGGCAACTTGGCAACAGGCTCAGCCGTGGCTGAAAAAAGCCGGTGCCGATTTCAGTCAAATCCAACCACTTTTGATTGCAACTAACGATACCTGGTGTCGAGACTTTGCCCCGCTCACCCTACAGGTCGATGGCAAGCCGCAACTACTTAACTTGGTGTTTAATGGCTGGGGTCAAAAATATGACCATGCGCTAGATGCTGCCGCAGCTGCAGACCCTGTGATGGTTGAGGCGCTGACTGAACTTTATTCCAATCACCCGCAGCCACAATGGAACCATCAAGCTTTAGTGTTTGAAGGTGGCGGTCTGGAAAGTAATGGTGCTGGCGTGCTGCTAACCACCGATGCTTGTGTGATGCATCCAAAGCGCAACCCAGATTTATCACGCCAACAGATTTTAAAAAAACTGTCCGAATTGACCGGTGCCAGCGAAGTCTATTCGTTATCTGAAGGTGGCTTATCTGGTGATGACACCGACAGCCATATCGATAATCTGGCGCGATTTGTCTCAAAAAACTGCATTGTTTATTTGCAGTGCGATCAAACAGATGATGAAAATTATTCGGCGCTGAATAAAATGCAGCGTGAACTACTGACATTGCAGCGACCCAACAATCAACCTGATTTCGATCTGATTGCGATGCCTCAGCCAGACCCTATTTTTGACTGCGACAACCGCCGAGTGCCTGCCAGCTATATTAATTTCGTATTGGTGAATGGTGCAGTGTTGGTGCCACAATATGGCGTAGCACAAGATGCTACTGCTTTGCAGATTCTCGGTGATTGCTTTCCAGATCGCCAAGCAATCGGCCTCAGTTGCAGGGCATTAATTGAACAAAATGGCAGCTTGCATTGTTTAAGTATGCAGCTTCCAAAAATTTAA
- a CDS encoding PilZ domain-containing protein yields MPSSSALLAKLSSKQCPIISQPTSERVKMQERREFYRIRDQIYLDCQSISAEQQSSTEAKTLDHLLDGLSDLDNELLPLLRRMEQRDPELGNCLRTLNCKMMLLAHHSLLKSEQPLEDLSQISVNLSAGGLAFISDKPFTNRSFVRLKMFLPASAILIDCRAKVVDCSKMDIERQWRVSLRYEKMEERDREQLARHVALKQSSRFRKKTLSRPSSSSIKKTTRTFARNL; encoded by the coding sequence ATGCCAAGCAGTAGTGCTTTATTAGCAAAACTTTCATCAAAACAATGCCCAATAATCAGCCAGCCAACCAGCGAAAGAGTCAAAATGCAGGAACGGCGCGAATTTTACCGAATCAGAGATCAGATCTATCTCGATTGCCAGTCGATCAGTGCCGAGCAGCAGTCCAGCACTGAAGCCAAGACACTCGACCATTTACTTGATGGTTTATCTGATCTGGATAATGAACTTCTACCGCTACTTCGGCGAATGGAACAACGTGACCCGGAGCTCGGCAACTGCCTGCGTACATTAAATTGTAAAATGATGCTGCTGGCACACCACTCGCTGTTAAAAAGCGAGCAACCGCTAGAAGATTTATCACAAATTTCAGTCAACCTGAGTGCCGGTGGTTTAGCATTTATTTCAGACAAACCTTTCACTAACAGAAGCTTCGTGCGGTTAAAAATGTTCCTGCCCGCCTCTGCCATTTTGATTGATTGCAGAGCCAAGGTTGTCGATTGCAGCAAAATGGATATTGAACGCCAATGGCGCGTTTCATTACGCTATGAAAAAATGGAAGAACGTGACCGCGAACAACTAGCACGTCACGTGGCTTTAAAGCAGTCGTCACGTTTTCGCAAAAAAACTCTGTCTCGACCCAGTTCGAGCAGCATAAAAAAAACAACTCGCACTTTTGCAAGGAACTTGTGA
- the lpxK gene encoding tetraacyldisaccharide 4'-kinase, with the protein MSKSAGDVLRRWLEPVFLSLWYQDQNKWLGWLLKPLSHLFDFIVCRKRHQYLLGKKTSFAAGVPTIVVGNLTAGGAGKTPLTLWLIDWAKDNGFNPGVVSRGYGSSSDQLRLVDEQSTAADVGDEPLMMFLRGQTKVAVGRDRVAVAKLLVAQGCDLLICDDGLQHYRLARDIEIAVIDGQRRFGNQKMLPAGPLREPVSRLDSVDFVVCNGSAGRSGEFEMQLQPGKLQPLHSDETALAPQLGKVLAVAGIGNPQRFHNTLTQLGFSPELKALPDHHHYQLEDLSPNDALPLLMTEKDAVKCRHLERPNSWYLPVTAKLSNEFSSHLKTKLAEVTHG; encoded by the coding sequence ATGAGTAAATCGGCAGGTGATGTTCTACGCCGCTGGCTAGAACCTGTCTTTCTCTCTTTGTGGTATCAAGATCAAAACAAATGGCTGGGATGGTTGCTTAAACCGCTCAGCCATTTGTTTGATTTTATTGTTTGCCGCAAGCGACACCAATATCTACTCGGTAAAAAAACTTCCTTTGCTGCGGGCGTTCCTACTATTGTTGTTGGAAATTTGACGGCGGGTGGCGCGGGTAAAACACCCCTTACCCTATGGTTGATTGATTGGGCTAAAGACAATGGCTTTAACCCGGGTGTGGTTAGTCGAGGTTATGGTAGTAGTTCAGATCAGCTGCGGTTGGTTGATGAGCAATCAACTGCTGCGGATGTCGGTGATGAACCTTTAATGATGTTTTTACGTGGCCAAACAAAAGTAGCGGTAGGCCGTGATCGTGTCGCGGTTGCCAAACTGCTGGTTGCCCAGGGCTGTGATTTACTGATTTGTGATGACGGCTTGCAGCATTATCGATTAGCTAGAGATATTGAAATTGCGGTTATTGATGGCCAACGCCGTTTCGGTAACCAAAAAATGCTACCTGCGGGGCCGCTTCGAGAGCCAGTAAGTCGTTTGGACAGCGTTGATTTTGTGGTTTGCAATGGTAGCGCTGGCCGTTCGGGTGAGTTTGAAATGCAGCTGCAGCCTGGCAAACTCCAGCCGTTACATTCAGATGAAACGGCGCTGGCGCCGCAATTAGGAAAAGTTTTAGCGGTTGCTGGCATCGGCAATCCGCAGCGTTTTCATAATACGCTGACACAGTTAGGCTTTTCTCCAGAATTAAAAGCTTTGCCAGACCATCACCATTATCAATTAGAAGATTTATCACCGAATGATGCTTTACCACTACTGATGACCGAGAAAGATGCCGTAAAATGTCGCCATCTGGAACGGCCGAACAGCTGGTATTTGCCGGTGACTGCCAAATTATCAAATGAGTTCTCCAGCCATTTGAAAACAAAATTAGCCGAGGTTACACATGGATAA